In Papaver somniferum cultivar HN1 chromosome 1, ASM357369v1, whole genome shotgun sequence, a genomic segment contains:
- the LOC113350359 gene encoding SKP1-like protein 1A — protein sequence MSAAPAKTITLKSSDEQIFLIEEAAALQSKTLEHMISNHNEAQDNVNIPLTTTITGNVLAKVIEYLNKHAEAETSDEDKKIWDAQFVNFDDATHNTLHPILFDLIQAAKILEILGLSDLTAQKVADWIQGKTPDEISRIFPVKTQLTSGEEEWIRRENQWAFRN from the coding sequence ATGTCGGCCGCACCAGCGAAGACGATTACTTTGAAGAGTTCTGACGAACAGATATTCCTCATCGAGGAGGCCGCTGCCTTGCAGTCTAAAACCCTTGAGCACATGATATCTAATCATAACGAAGCTCAGGATAATGTCAATATCCCTTTGACGACTACCATCACAGGCAATGTCTTGGCAAAGGTAATCGAATACCTCAACAAACACGCTGAGGCTGAGACTAGCGATGAAGATAAAAAGATTTGGGATGCACAGTTTGTGAATTTTGATGATGCAACCCACAATACATTGCATCCTATATTGTTTGATCTGATCCAGGCTGCCAAAATTCTCGAAATATTGGGCTTGTCGGACTTGACAGCACAGAAAGTGGCTGACTGGATACAAGGTAAAACACCAGACGAGATCAGCAGGATATTCCCCGTTAAAACCCAATTGACCTCTGGAGAAGAAGAATGGATTCGTAGGGAAAATCAATGGGCTTTTCGAAATTAA
- the LOC113279397 gene encoding BTB/POZ domain-containing protein At1g30440-like, translated as MASMKLGSKTDAFQKQGQAWFCTTGLPSDVVVEVGEMSFHLHKFPLLSRSGVLERLIAEASNEDEDGCVVQLPDIPGGPKAFELVAKFCYGVKLELSASNVVYLRCAAEHLEMTEEYGEGNLIAQAELFLNQAVLRSWKDSLKALQTCEDLLPHADDLQIVKRCIESLAMKASTDPNLFGWPIMEHGGPMQSPGGSVLWNGISTGARPRNLNSDWWYDDVSNLSLPTYKKLISVMESRGIKPEIIAGSLTSYAKRYLPGLNRRQSVNESSSRSLGAPPPEEEQKLFLEEIDRLLPIQKGLTSTKFLFGLLRTALILRASPACISNLERRIGMQLDQATLEDLLMPNFSYTMETLYNVECVQRILEHFLTMDQATGGASPCSIDDGQLMGSPSLTPITMVAKLIDGYLAEVAPDINLKLPKFQSLAGAVPEYGRPLDDGLYRAIDIYLKSHPWLADSEKEELCRLMDCQKLSLEACTHAAQNERLPLRVIVQVLFFEQLQLRTSIAGCFLVSDNLEGSRQLRSGFAGSNEGGGGGWSTAVRENQVLKVGMDNMRMRVSELEKECTNMRQEIEKIGHVAKTSSSAWGSVSKTFGFKLKSQMCSAQEGSVSNQNKNGNIKIEKVKEKQGKQKKKVATD; from the exons ATGGCAAGTATGAAGCTCGGATCTAAAACTGATGCATTCCAGAAGCAAGGCCAGGCATG GTTTTGTACAACTGGTCTTCcaagtgatgttgttgttgaagttggAGAAATGTCGTTCCATCTACATAAA TTCCCATTGCTTTCGCGGAGTGGGGTCCTAGAACGATTGATTGCAGAAGcatcaaatgaagacgaagacgGCTGTGTGGTGCAACTACCTGACATTCCGGGAGGCCCCAAAGCATTTGAACTTGTAGCAAAGTTCTGTTATGGTGTGAAGCTCGAACTCAGCGCGTCAAATGTTGTTTACCTGCGATGTGCTGCCGAGCATCTTGAAATGACTGAAGAGTATGGAGAGGGAAATCTGATCGCACAAGCAGAATTATTCCTCAATCAAGCTGTTCTTCGTAGTTGGAAAGATTCTCTTAAGGCACTCCAGACCTGTGAGGACTTACTTCCTCATGCTGATGACCTCCAAATTGTAAAGAGGTGCATTGAGTCACTCGCCATGAAAGCGTCGACAGATCCAAATCTTTTCGGCTGGCCCATTATGGAGCATGGTGGACCCATGCAAAGCCCTGGTGGTAGTGTTTTGTGGAATGGCATTAGCACTGGAGCCAGACCAAGAAATTTGAATTCGGATTGGTGGTACGACGATGTATCAAATTTGAGTCTGCCTACCTATAAGAAACTGATCTCTGTGATGGAATCCCGAGGTATCAAACCGGAAATAATAGCCGGATCCTTAACTTCTTATGCAAAGAGATATCTCCCTGGTTTAAACAGGCGTCAGTCAGTAAATGAGTCTAGTTCTCGCTCTTTGGGGGCTCCCCCACCGGAGGAAGAACAAAAGCTTTTTCTTGAGGAGATTGATAGATTACTTCCAATACAAAAGGGCCTTACCTCAACGAAATTTCTCTTTGGATTGCTTCGAACAGCTTTGATCCTTCGTGCAAGTCCAGCTTGCATATCTAATCTGGAGAGAAGGATAGGGATGCAGTTGGACCAGGCAACCCTTGAAGATCTATTGATGCCCAACTTTTCTTACACCATGGAAACACTTTATAATGTTGAGTGTGTGCAGCGAATTCTAGAGCACTTTTTGACCATGGATCAAGCAACTGGCGGGGCTTCTCCATGCTCAATTGATGATGGTCAGTTAATGGGATCGCCTTCTTTGACTCCAATCACGATGGTGGCTAAGCTTATTGATGGGTATCTCGCTGAGGTTGCTCCTGATATTAATTTGAAGCTTCCCAAGTTTCAATCATTAGCTGGAGCTGTTCCCGAATATGGAAGACCGTTGGATGACGGGCTTTACCGTGCTATCGACATTTATCTAAAG TCACACCCCTGGCTGGCAGACTCGGAGAAGGAAGAACTTTGCAGACTAATGGACTGTCAGAAGCTCTCCCTAGAAGCATGTACCCATGCGGCGCAAAATGAGAGGCTTCCCCTCAGAGTAATAGTTCAAGTCTTATTTTTCGAGCAACTCCAGCTCAGGACTTCAATTGCAGGTTGTTTCTTAGTCTCTGACAATCTTGAAGGGTCAAGGCAGTTGAGAAGTGGATTCGCAGGATCAaacgaaggtggtggtggtggatggtCAACAGCAGTCAGGGAAAATCAAGTATTGAAGGTGGGTATGGATAATATGAGAATGCGAGTATCTGAACTCGAGAAGGAATGCACAAATATGAGacaggaaattgagaaaataggtcaTGTGGCCAAGACTTCTTCAAGTGCGTGGGGATCCGTCTCGAAAACGTTTGGTTTTAAACTTAAATCACAGATGTGTAGTGCTCAAGAGGGATCTGTTAGTAACCAGAACAAAAATGGAAATATAAAGATTGAAAAGGTGAAGGAaaaacaagggaagcagaagaagaaagtagcTACAGACTAG